A part of Cannabis sativa cultivar Pink pepper isolate KNU-18-1 chromosome 6, ASM2916894v1, whole genome shotgun sequence genomic DNA contains:
- the LOC115725123 gene encoding small ribosomal subunit protein uS5w, which translates to MAERGGGERGVGERGGFGRGFGGRGRGGDRGRGGRRRAGRREEEEKWVPVTKLGRLVKEGKIASLEQIYLHSLPIKEHQIIDTLVGPTLKDEVMKIMPVQKQTRAGQRTRFKAFVVVGDSNGHVGLGVKCSKEVATAIRGAIILAKLSVIPVRRGYWGNKIGKPHTVPCKVTGKCGSVTVRMVPAPRGAGIVAARVPKKVLQFAGIDDVFTSSRGSTKTLGNFVKATFECLLKTYGFLTPEFWRETRFTKSPLQEHTDLLAKPTGKILHLEAPERVEA; encoded by the exons ATGGCTGAAAGAGGAGGAGGTGAAAGAGGAGTAGGCGAAAGAGGTGGATTCGGCCGCGGCTTTGGTGGTCGCGGACGCGGTGGAGACCGAGGCCGTGGTGGTCGCCGACGCGCTGGGCGACGTGAGGAAGAGGAGAAGTGGGTGCCAGTGACGAAGCTAGGTCGTCTGGTTAAGGAAGGTAAGATCGCATCCCTAGAGCAGATCTATCTCCATTCTCTACCAATCAAGGAGCATCAGATCATTGATACCCTCGTCGGACCAACCCTAAAGGATGAGGTCATGAAAATCATGCCTGTTCAGAAGCAGACACGTGCCGGTCAGCGAACCAGGTTCAAGGCCTTCGTTGTCGTCGGAGACAGCAACGGCCACGTCGGTCTCGGTGTGAAATGCAGCAAGGAAGTCGCCACCGCCATTCGGGGTGCTATTATTTTGGCTAAGCTCTCTGTGATCCCTGTTAGAAGGGGTTATTGGGGTAACAAGATCGGAAAGCCTCACACCGTTCCTTGCAAGGTTACCGGAAAGTGTGGTTCCGTGACTGTCCGAATGGTTCCAGCTCCCCGTGGTGCTGGAATTGTGGCTGCTAGGGTTCCAAAGAAGGTTCTTCAGTTCGCTGGAATTGATGATGTTTTCACTTCATCCAGGGGATCCACAAAGACTCTTGGCAACTTCGTCAAG GCTACATTTGAATGTCTGCTGAAGACTTATGGTTTCTTGACACCTGAGTTCTGGAGAGAAACTCGATTCACAAAATCTCCATTGCAAGAACACACAGACCTGTTGGCAAAACCAACTGGTAAAATTCTCCACCTTGAGGCACCTGAGAGAGTTGAGGCCTAA
- the LOC115694899 gene encoding uncharacterized protein LOC115694899 has protein sequence MSRELVAMLCWALWKSRNELVWNQKHVEVKDAVVLARTVLNQWLYAEDKTFDPSLGLLFPEDGNENWTLPNVDTIKINIDVAIFSSTNCYSYSCVARTHTGTLLEAKAKCVRGVVSPEVAEAIGIHEALSWIKDKKWSRVEVELDCLVAIQSIRSPSTMYSYFGRIITKCKKLLDELKDCLVSLKFVKRYVNNGAHYLTRSTCFIVDRSLSVSNAPSVLMNDLIV, from the coding sequence ATGAGTAGAGAGCTGGTGGCTATGCTTTGTTGGGCACTTTGGAAGAGTAGGAATGAGCTGGTGTGGAATCAAAAGCATGTTGAAGTTAAGGATGCTGTAGTTTTGGCACGTACGGTTCTTAATCAATGGCTTTATGCTGAAGACAAAACTTTTGATCCATCTTTAGGATTGTTATTTCCTGAAGATGGTAATGAGAATTGGACCTTACCAAATGTTGATACGATTAAGATTAATATCGATGTTGCAATATTCTCTTCAACTAACTGCTATAGCTACTCTTGTGTGGCTAGAACTCATACTGGTACACTGTTGGAAGCCAAAGCCAAATGCGTAAGAGGAGTTGTATCTCCTGAGGTGGCTGAAGCTATTGGCATACATGAAGCATTAAGTTGGATTAAAGACAAAAAGTGGAGCCGTGTGGAAGTAGAATTAGACTGCCTAGTTGCTATTCAATCTATCCGTAGCCCTTCTACCATGTATTCCTATTTTGGTAGAATTATAACTAAATGCAAAAAGTTGTTGGATGAGTTAAAAGATTGTCttgtttctttaaaatttgttaaacgGTATGTAAACAATGGAGCTCACTATTTAACGAGATCCACTTGTTTTATAGTTGATCGTAGTTTGAGTGTGAGCAATGCTCCCTCTGTATTGATGAACGATTTGATTGTTTAG